The Aerosakkonema funiforme FACHB-1375 genome includes a window with the following:
- a CDS encoding FkbM family methyltransferase: MIKTSRLKKWLKRSRRRLYEFWGSDRYSRPASSGIDSKLEKYLPNRGFFIEVGANDGFSQSNTYYLERLKGWTGILIEPIPELYRECVRERPNSKVFNCALVAHDYPSATIEMSYGHLMSLVKGSFHSSQAEAGHLEKAKEYYDIEPFVIEVPARTLTSILDELKVTEINFFSLDVEGFELNVLQGLEFSKYQPKYMLIEFLNVQSREAIEAYISKSYEYVEKISKNDYLYRNKR, translated from the coding sequence ATGATAAAAACATCTAGATTGAAAAAATGGCTGAAGCGATCGCGTCGTCGCTTGTATGAGTTTTGGGGGAGCGATCGCTATTCCAGACCTGCTAGTTCTGGTATCGACAGCAAACTAGAAAAGTATCTTCCCAATCGAGGCTTTTTTATCGAAGTTGGCGCTAATGATGGCTTTTCTCAAAGCAATACGTATTATTTAGAACGCTTAAAAGGTTGGACAGGTATTTTAATTGAACCTATTCCCGAACTTTATCGAGAATGCGTGCGAGAGCGTCCGAATTCAAAAGTTTTCAATTGCGCTTTGGTAGCTCACGATTACCCTTCAGCTACTATCGAAATGAGCTACGGGCATTTGATGTCTTTAGTCAAAGGATCTTTCCATTCTTCCCAAGCAGAAGCAGGTCATTTAGAAAAAGCTAAAGAATATTACGATATCGAACCTTTTGTAATTGAAGTTCCTGCAAGAACACTGACATCCATACTCGACGAACTAAAGGTTACAGAAATAAATTTTTTCTCTTTGGATGTAGAAGGTTTTGAATTAAATGTATTGCAAGGTTTGGAATTCAGTAAATATCAACCTAAATATATGTTAATTGAATTTTTAAACGTACAATCGCGAGAAGCAATAGAAGCATATATATCTAAATCATACGAATATGTTGAAAAAATATCTAAAAATGATTACCTCTACAGAAATAAACGATGA
- a CDS encoding phosphoglycerate kinase, whose product MSKKTVANLSSSDLAGKRVLVRADFNVPVDEAGNITDDTRIRAALPTIQDLTGKGAKVILSSHFGRPKGVDEKQRLTPVAKRLSELLGKEVKKPSDCIGDEVAATVAEMQNGDVILLENVRFHKEEEKNDPEFAKQLAANADLYVNDAFGTAHRAHASTEGVTKYLKPSVAGYLIEKELQYLQSAIENPQRPLAAIIGGSKVSSKIGVIETLLEKCDKLIIGGGMIFTFYKARGLSVGKSLVEEDKLELAKTLEAKAKERGVQLLLPTDVVVADKFAADAESQTVSIENIPDGWMGLDIGPDSVKVFQDALADCKTVIWNGPMGVFEFDKFAVGTEAIAHSLADLTKKGAVTIIGGGDSVAAVEKVGVADQMSHISTGGGASLELLEGKVLPGIAALDEA is encoded by the coding sequence GTGTCCAAAAAAACTGTAGCAAATTTGTCGTCGTCAGACTTAGCTGGCAAACGGGTTTTGGTGCGGGCTGATTTTAACGTACCGGTGGATGAGGCAGGCAACATCACCGACGATACGCGCATCCGCGCTGCTTTGCCGACCATCCAGGATTTGACCGGAAAGGGAGCTAAAGTAATTCTATCGAGCCACTTTGGCCGTCCCAAGGGAGTGGATGAAAAGCAGCGCCTCACCCCAGTTGCCAAGCGCCTGTCGGAGTTGCTGGGAAAAGAAGTGAAAAAGCCCAGCGATTGTATCGGTGATGAAGTTGCTGCTACAGTCGCCGAAATGCAAAACGGGGATGTCATTCTGCTGGAGAATGTCCGCTTCCACAAAGAAGAGGAGAAAAACGACCCGGAATTTGCCAAACAATTGGCTGCGAATGCAGATTTATACGTTAACGATGCGTTTGGGACAGCCCACCGCGCTCACGCTTCTACGGAAGGCGTTACCAAGTACCTCAAGCCTTCTGTGGCTGGGTATTTGATCGAGAAGGAACTGCAATATCTGCAAAGTGCGATCGAAAATCCCCAGCGTCCTTTAGCTGCCATTATCGGCGGTTCTAAGGTTTCCAGCAAAATCGGTGTGATCGAAACGCTACTGGAAAAGTGCGATAAGTTGATCATCGGTGGCGGGATGATCTTCACATTCTACAAAGCTCGCGGTCTGAGCGTGGGTAAGTCCTTGGTGGAAGAAGATAAGCTGGAACTGGCGAAGACTCTGGAAGCTAAGGCGAAAGAACGCGGCGTGCAGTTGCTGTTACCTACCGATGTGGTAGTTGCAGATAAATTCGCCGCCGATGCTGAATCTCAAACTGTCAGCATTGAAAATATCCCCGATGGTTGGATGGGTTTGGATATTGGCCCCGACTCTGTGAAAGTGTTCCAAGATGCGCTGGCTGATTGCAAGACGGTGATTTGGAATGGCCCGATGGGCGTGTTTGAGTTCGATAAGTTTGCCGTAGGTACGGAAGCGATCGCTCACTCTCTCGCCGATCTTACCAAGAAAGGCGCTGTCACCATTATCGGCGGTGGCGACTCCGTAGCTGCGGTGGAAAAAGTCGGTGTCGCAGACCAAATGAGCCACATTTCTACTGGCGGCGGCGCTAGCTTGGAATTGCTCGAAGGTAAGGTATTACCCGGTATTGCCGCACTCGATGAAGCCTAA
- a CDS encoding universal stress protein: protein MFNTVLFPVDRSREAREAADVVVDVVKKYGSRLILLSVLEPPPEEGESANADAMTSPEAVAQLLETAKSLFAERGISAEAIEREGKPAFTICDVADEVDADLIVMGCRGLGLTEEGMSDSVTNRVINLSPCPVLIVP from the coding sequence ATGTTTAATACAGTTTTGTTTCCAGTCGATCGAAGTCGCGAAGCCCGCGAAGCGGCTGATGTGGTTGTCGATGTGGTGAAAAAGTACGGCAGTCGTCTGATCTTGCTGTCCGTTCTAGAACCCCCACCAGAAGAGGGGGAGTCTGCTAACGCAGATGCCATGACTTCCCCAGAAGCAGTAGCACAACTGCTGGAAACTGCCAAGTCCCTATTTGCCGAGCGAGGAATTTCCGCTGAAGCTATAGAACGCGAGGGTAAGCCTGCCTTCACTATCTGTGATGTAGCTGACGAAGTTGACGCGGATTTAATCGTGATGGGTTGTCGCGGTCTCGGTTTGACCGAAGAAGGAATGTCCGACAGCGTAACCAATCGGGTGATCAATCTGTCTCCCTGTCCAGTTTTGATTGTCCCTTAG
- a CDS encoding DUF4926 domain-containing protein, with protein sequence MKFNLFTEVVLREDIPKYGLKKGDLATIVEHYLMPESEEDGYSLEGFNVETITVEVAESQIEPVKASVSLAN encoded by the coding sequence ATGAAATTCAATTTATTTACAGAGGTAGTATTGCGCGAGGATATCCCTAAGTACGGTCTGAAAAAAGGCGATCTAGCAACAATTGTCGAACATTACCTTATGCCAGAAAGTGAAGAAGACGGTTATAGCTTGGAAGGTTTTAATGTGGAAACAATTACTGTAGAGGTGGCAGAATCCCAAATCGAACCAGTAAAAGCTTCTGTTTCTCTGGCTAACTAA
- the ylqF gene encoding ribosome biogenesis GTPase YlqF, giving the protein MTTPPIQWYPGHIAKAEKALKEQLKLVDVVLEVRDVRIPLATQHPQVSQWTGSKTRVLVLNRMDMISPQVQKLWESWFVAQGEVPYFTDAQHGKGTVAVVKAAQAAGVEVNKKRRDRGMLPRPVRAVVIGFPNVGKSALINRLLGRRAVESAARPGVTRQLRWVKISDRIELLDAPGVIPAKLDDREAAIKLAICDDIGEASYDNQLVAAELVDLIGYLQDTSGNLLPRSILESRYGLDATNVTGEDYLLTLANERYQGDAERAARQLLNDFRKGNLGGIPLELPPN; this is encoded by the coding sequence ATGACTACTCCTCCCATTCAATGGTATCCCGGTCACATTGCCAAAGCTGAAAAAGCACTCAAGGAACAACTCAAACTTGTGGATGTGGTGCTGGAAGTGCGCGATGTTCGCATTCCCCTAGCTACGCAGCATCCCCAAGTTTCTCAGTGGACTGGTAGCAAAACGCGGGTTTTGGTTCTCAACCGCATGGATATGATTTCTCCGCAAGTGCAGAAGTTGTGGGAGTCGTGGTTTGTGGCGCAAGGGGAAGTGCCTTATTTTACCGATGCACAACACGGTAAGGGTACAGTAGCGGTGGTGAAGGCGGCCCAAGCAGCTGGGGTGGAGGTGAATAAAAAAAGGCGCGATCGCGGTATGCTTCCCCGTCCGGTTCGCGCTGTAGTTATCGGCTTTCCTAATGTGGGCAAGTCAGCGCTGATTAACCGTTTGTTGGGACGCCGAGCGGTGGAAAGTGCCGCACGTCCCGGTGTGACCCGCCAACTGCGCTGGGTCAAAATTTCCGATCGAATAGAATTGCTGGATGCACCAGGCGTGATTCCTGCCAAGTTGGACGATCGCGAAGCGGCAATTAAGTTAGCTATTTGCGATGATATTGGTGAAGCGTCTTACGACAATCAGTTGGTAGCCGCTGAGTTAGTCGATTTAATTGGATATTTGCAAGATACATCTGGTAATTTGTTGCCCAGATCTATTTTAGAATCTCGTTACGGTTTAGACGCTACAAATGTAACTGGTGAGGATTATTTGTTGACTTTGGCAAACGAACGATATCAAGGCGATGCGGAACGCGCTGCGCGTCAGTTGTTAAATGATTTTCGCAAAGGAAATTTAGGTGGGATTCCTCTGGAATTGCCGCCAAATTAA
- a CDS encoding adenylate/guanylate cyclase domain-containing protein yields the protein MIELKLHLYIEQHIEKTIIVSRDIFTLGRAIDCDWHLPYFGISRYHARIFKKPEGVWFIEDMGSRNGTVVNEQLVESPQILKHGDVIQLGSVYLSALFYDDSLKINNDDMDTQVVGMTIFRNVQDLRQQWIQADDRGDEADRQEITISRLKDLLDIAQGLNSAVSIEAIFKAAQAVVFRYLDKIERLALLIDINGSGKLELLKGAARDVYDQKYLKPDGSWISRTICQKVFNEKVAIQTADAQKDNRFDSEQSIIDKGIHNVMAVPLWDEDKVVGVLYADGHVCLHDSHQGSEEDISFFSTLANLVAASVQRWLLTRKLRNEEKIRHRLERYHSPAVVQQMMMAGTLENSRLLPKESEISILFADIVGFTALSERLSPAEIANLLNSFFEEMLQEVFTAGGTLDKFIGDCIMAFFGAPEPQPDHADRAFAAAKGMLDRLDNLNAKKALREPLQLRIAINTGKAVVGDVGSSQRVDYTVLGATINLASRMEAICPIGKCVVSETTYNMLRPSQRIALDDMGEYRFKGIDRPIRVYYSHRSSITEIITD from the coding sequence ATGATTGAGCTTAAACTGCACCTATACATCGAACAACATATAGAAAAAACCATCATCGTTAGCCGGGATATTTTTACTTTAGGTCGGGCGATCGACTGCGATTGGCACTTACCTTATTTTGGCATTTCCCGATATCATGCTCGCATTTTTAAGAAACCAGAGGGAGTGTGGTTTATTGAAGACATGGGTAGCCGAAACGGTACCGTAGTGAACGAACAATTGGTTGAATCTCCTCAAATATTGAAGCACGGTGATGTGATTCAGTTAGGCAGCGTTTATCTGAGCGCACTATTCTATGACGACTCATTGAAAATCAACAATGATGATATGGATACTCAAGTCGTAGGAATGACCATTTTTCGGAATGTTCAAGACTTACGACAGCAGTGGATACAAGCTGACGATCGCGGCGATGAAGCCGATCGTCAAGAGATAACTATTTCCCGTCTCAAAGATTTGTTAGATATAGCCCAAGGTTTAAATTCTGCTGTATCTATAGAGGCAATTTTTAAAGCAGCGCAGGCAGTCGTTTTTCGTTACCTTGACAAGATTGAGCGCTTAGCTTTATTAATTGATATTAATGGTTCGGGAAAACTTGAATTGCTCAAAGGTGCTGCCAGAGACGTATACGATCAAAAATATTTGAAACCGGATGGAAGTTGGATTAGTCGCACCATCTGTCAAAAAGTCTTTAATGAAAAAGTAGCTATTCAAACGGCTGATGCCCAAAAAGACAACCGATTTGATAGCGAACAAAGCATCATCGATAAAGGCATCCATAACGTCATGGCTGTGCCTCTTTGGGATGAAGATAAAGTTGTGGGAGTTCTTTATGCCGACGGGCACGTTTGTTTGCACGATTCTCATCAGGGAAGCGAGGAAGATATCAGCTTTTTTTCCACATTAGCAAATCTAGTAGCTGCGAGCGTGCAACGTTGGCTGCTTACCCGCAAACTCAGAAACGAAGAAAAGATTCGGCACAGATTGGAACGCTATCACTCTCCGGCAGTTGTGCAACAAATGATGATGGCAGGCACTTTGGAAAACAGTCGTCTTCTGCCTAAAGAAAGCGAGATCAGTATTTTATTTGCCGATATCGTTGGCTTCACCGCTCTTTCAGAACGTTTGAGCCCAGCGGAAATTGCTAATTTGCTTAACAGTTTCTTTGAGGAAATGTTGCAGGAAGTTTTTACAGCAGGTGGAACGCTCGATAAATTTATTGGAGATTGCATAATGGCCTTTTTTGGGGCTCCTGAACCTCAGCCAGATCATGCAGACAGAGCTTTTGCCGCTGCCAAAGGAATGCTCGATCGCCTGGATAATCTTAATGCCAAAAAAGCCTTGCGCGAACCGCTACAATTGCGAATTGCTATTAATACAGGTAAAGCTGTAGTGGGAGATGTAGGTAGTTCTCAAAGAGTAGATTATACGGTGTTGGGAGCAACTATTAACTTGGCATCTCGAATGGAAGCAATTTGTCCGATCGGTAAATGTGTGGTGAGCGAAACAACTTATAATATGTTGCGGCCATCTCAACGTATAGCTTTAGACGATATGGGAGAATATCGTTTTAAAGGTATCGATCGCCCGATCCGAGTTTATTACAGTCATAGATCCAGTATTACCGAGATTATTACCGATTGA
- a CDS encoding MOSC domain-containing protein: MQVPYLAGIFIYPIKSLDAVSVTQATVLASGALEQDREFAIIDAKGRFVNGKNNAKVHLLRSSWDEAANTVSLQIQGQAEKRTFHLEQEGKELQAWLSDFFGFPVQITRNSLTGFPDDLIASGPTVISTATVETVASWFPGISVDEMRLRLRANLEIGGVPPFWEDRLFANVEEVVRFQIGEVLLEGINPCQRCIVPTRHSRTGESYANFQKVFLQKRRETLPSWVNSSRFNHFYRLSVNTKVPRSEAGKILHIGDEIKCLSTEHMS; encoded by the coding sequence TCGGTTACTCAAGCAACCGTTCTTGCCAGCGGAGCTTTAGAGCAAGATCGAGAGTTTGCTATTATCGATGCAAAAGGTCGATTTGTCAATGGCAAGAATAATGCCAAAGTACATTTGTTGCGATCGTCCTGGGATGAAGCAGCAAACACCGTCTCCCTACAAATACAAGGTCAAGCAGAAAAACGAACATTTCATTTAGAACAAGAAGGCAAGGAATTACAAGCTTGGTTAAGTGACTTTTTCGGTTTTCCAGTTCAAATAACTAGAAACTCCCTCACCGGTTTTCCAGACGATCTAATTGCATCGGGGCCAACAGTTATTAGTACTGCTACTGTGGAAACAGTTGCATCTTGGTTTCCGGGAATTAGTGTAGATGAAATGCGACTGCGCTTGCGAGCTAACCTGGAAATTGGCGGAGTACCTCCGTTTTGGGAAGACCGACTGTTTGCAAATGTCGAAGAAGTTGTGCGATTTCAAATAGGAGAAGTGTTGTTAGAGGGAATTAACCCTTGCCAACGCTGTATTGTTCCGACCAGACACTCCCGTACTGGAGAAAGTTATGCGAATTTCCAAAAAGTATTTTTGCAAAAGCGGCGAGAAACTTTGCCATCTTGGGTAAATTCATCGCGTTTCAATCATTTTTATCGCCTGAGTGTGAATACGAAAGTGCCAAGATCGGAAGCGGGAAAGATTTTACATATTGGAGATGAAATTAAGTGCTTGTCAACTGAGCATATGTCATAG